Genomic segment of Mytilus edulis chromosome 12, xbMytEdul2.2, whole genome shotgun sequence:
atggctgacccatgttaagagagagccatatctcttgcacgttaaagacacccttatagatttcgaaaaagagcatgctaatgccgctacaaggcagcactcgcacccgcaaaggggaaatggattaatataagttgcaaaacgtgtttcccaatccactataaataaatatgtttaaactagaaaTGGATCGTTTTTGCACACAATTTGTGATTTGGAAACAactacatttgtactttgaaaTAACTGAGCTAGCCACTTAAATGTGCAACAATAGAAATGTTGTTATAAATACCAATGAGAATAATGGTATAGGAGAAACTGGATATAAACACGAATCATATAATTAAGCAACTATATTGCAGAACTTTTACAGTTAAAATATTAAAGCATGCAATCCAAGAGTTTAAATGCCTTGCTTACCAACTTTGTTTGGTTGTTTGCTCatgcattgtaattaagattgacacctAAATTCAACGGAGAGGCGGAGTAACAgtttgtatattatataaaaaaaaagttgattggACAATAAATATTATATTGGAAACAAGTTTAATATTCATTGACCAATCAAAGTACACGTGACTACGGACTTTTCGTTTAGCATTTTCCTCGgactttgatatttttgttattttgctttttacaTCTTAAGGCATGTCTCAGACGCGTCCTAAGACAATCACTAATAACGTCCTTAGACATATGTAGGATATTTTGGCATTGGCATGGCCCAAAGattctttttaaatatagttatcttaatgtttgtatttattcGAAAATTACGCTTAAAACCTTATAGATAATGTGGTCACATGAACTGACGTATATCCGTTGTACGATAAAGGTATTGATAAATTAAAGGTAAACTGCTCTTTACAAACGTACAGAAATGATGGCTCAATCTGTTGTAGAAACATGCGAAATATGCAACCAAGCATTGGGTATTGATTTTTGTGAGGAATGCGAACAAACATTTTGCAATCATTGCAAGTTGATGCACCTAAGGATGAAAATATCGCGAAATCATACTTTTAAAAATGTAGATCATGAGGAAGTTAAATTAAACTTGTGTGACCAACATAATCTGGGATATATTTTATACTGTGAGAAATGTAATTCACTCGCATGTAAGACATGCATAATTGAGAACCATAAAGGTCACGGATTGGAGGATATAAACATTGCCAAAATATCAGAATTGCAAGTCGAAGTGTCGGAAAAATTAGAGAGTTATTCGAAAGAGATACATGAGGGAAGTCGTAATTCACTTTTGCTGATGAAAGACCAGATGAAAAATCATGAAAAGGCTTGTAAAAAGGCGATAGAAGAAATTAACTGTCGCAGTAATGCGATAAAATCCTGTGTGGACAAGACAAACCCTTTCCACCTGGTGTTTACAGTTTCTACTATAATGTTGAGCTGTAACACCACTGGGCGTTTCTAAGATATTTGAAAGAGGGGGCGTagaatgagggccctcatggggtttttgattatgtgattacttggccgtttttttaatgattatttgattattaagccaaatatttcatgattatttgattacctaggactgtatttttagtttatgattatttgattactaaaaataagcaaatatttaatgattatgtgattatattggcaaaaaatggtgattatgtgattactaggaccccccatgaggggcctctagAATGAAAAAAATTGGACTTTTTTTTGCTAAAAATTGATAAATTGCCATATTCTTTACAATATTAGTAGATTACGatcgttttttgttgttttttgaagGGGGAGGGGGACGTACGCCCATTACGCCCTCACCTGAACCCGCCCCTGGGTTAGGTGGGGTTAATCACATACagaaaaaatatccatttttttttttacttttcaattttctttttcagacatattgataaaatataaaactatatcacttaatttaccaaaaaaatatgtttattagaTTTTGAAAGCTTTTAATTTAATGAGGAAATAGAAGTCATATCTTGAATTCCTGCAAAGTGGTCCACTTTCTGGTTAAATTTTCTGTTGTAAATGCGTTCTGATATTATAAACATACTGCCCTTGGATGAAGGTGTTGGGGTAGATTAACTAACTAGGGGGAAAAAATATCACCCAAGACGAAGTCGCGGTTGATATTTTTTCACCGAGTACGTTAATCACCCTAAAACCTTCATTCAAGGGCAGTatgtttttttagctcacctggcccgaagggccaagtgagcttttctcatcacttggcgtccggcgtccgtcgtcgtcgtccgtcgtcgtccgtcgtccgtcgtcgttaacttttacaaaaatcttctcctctgaaactactgggccaaatcaaaccaaacttggccacaatcatcattggggtatctagtttaaaaaatgtgtggcgtgacccggtcaaccgaccaagatggccgccaaggctaaaaatagaacataggggtaaaatgcagtttttggcttataactcaaaaaccaaagcatttagagcaaatctgacggggtaaaaatgtttatcaggtcaagatctatctcccctgaaattttcagatgaatcggtcaatcggttgttgggttgctgcccctgaattggtaattttgaggaaattttgctgtttttggttattatcttgaatattattatagatagagataaactgtaacagcaataatgttcagcaaagtaagatctacaaataagtcaacatgaccaaaatggtcagttgacctgtttaggagttattgccctttatagtcaatttttaacaattttcattaatttggtaaatttatgtaaatttttaccaaatatagttctctgttactaatgggcaaagttcattatagatataattgtaagaagcaaaatcgttcagtaaagtaagaacttcaaacacatcaccatcaccaaaatacaattttgtcatgaatccatttgtgtcctttgtttaatatgcacatagaccaaggtgagcgacacaggctctttagagcctctagttttttaccTACTCATTATTTAATTTATTCTAACTTTTAGTTAACTTAAACTTATTTGCTATTCTATCTATTTTTAACATTAACTTTAACTTACTTGCTATTTAACACTCAATTTTTAACCATAgaacatatatacaatatatacacaaaaaatgcaacaatatagttcattttaaatttaactgTTCAGAATCAATGTCAAAATTAAGCTCCGTAATGTTCCATATTTCTACGTTCTCCATTCTGCGTACTTCTTTCTCCTTTCTCCGTTCTGCatgccccatttccattttccTGTTTCCTTTCTCCATTTTCCTTTATCGATTCTCCTGTCTCCGTTCTTTGTTCTCCTTTCTCCGTTTTAAATGCTCCATCTCTATTCTCCTGTCTCCTTTCTTCATTTTCCTTTATCGATTCTCCTTTCTCCGTAATTCTTTCTCTGTACTTCTTTCTGCGTTCTTTGTTCTCCTTACTCCTTTCTGCGTTCT
This window contains:
- the LOC139497706 gene encoding merozoite surface protein 9-like, whose protein sequence is MSSHNRERRTKNAERSKENKERRKKYRERITEKGESIKENEERRQENRDGAFKTEKGEQRTETGESIKENGERKQENGNGACRTEKGERSTQNGERRNMEHYGA